The genomic segment tgtctagcctgggcattgggtaggcatcaggagtggttacacggtttaatttcctgtaatcgacacaaaacctaatgctcccatcaggcttgtccacaaggactatcggagaggaccaaggactagaagaggggacgattatgttctccctaagcatctcgtccagctccttccgcaccttgtccctatagggtcccgttactcggtatggggatactgcctgcgggggtgcatcccctgtgtggatccgatgcatcactcccttcactatccccggcttgttggaaaacacctgttgatatttactaagcagcatttttagttcttgctgctggtcttgggtgagtgcaggactgatctttacctcctctgggttgtattttacttcccctctaccctcccagaagggtaattcagcttcctcactctcagctgcttttatcgcaaatagaaccctctgttcccctctgtagtagggttttagggcattcgcatgaaccaccctccttgcttggttctcctcctgctctataaggtagttcaggtctgacatcttggaaatgaccctatatggtcctgcccatttgagctgcagtttattctctctgcagggcctaagccaaagcacttcctcccctgtgtcaaagtgcctctctctagctttgtggtcataccatgttttctgtctgaccttctgagcttgcaggttttctgctgccagctctagatttctctttaggtcattcatcaaggtgtctatgtacgtcacaacgtcttgtgggtcatcctgggtgatctgctcccaattttgtttgatcaaatcaaggggccctttcacccttctcccaaataaaagttcaaatggactgaacccggtactggcttgtggcactgatcgataagcaaacaaaagggattgcagcttctggtcccaattgtttggattctctgccaagtaagccctaatcatgcgcattaaagtcccattgaacttctcagttaacccattactttcaggatgataggcagtggtttccttgtgcttaattccacagatttgccataagcgtttcatgagctttgatgtgaacgatgcgcccaaatctgtgattatttctgaggcaaatcccatcctggacatataccccaccaaggcatctgccactgtgttagtttcaatgttagtcaagggtatggcttcagggtatctcgtggcatggtccacaatggtgagaatgaacctgttccccctctttgtggccttgggcaaaggtcccacaatatccacccctatgcatttgaacggagtgtcaatcacaggcaaagggcacaactttgctttggtcctatcgcggctattcccctgcctttgacacacatcacattgtttacagaactccctgatctgcttccctatgtcaggccagtaaaaattctgtgtgattctctgctgtgttttgttcacccctaagtgtgcagcaaacatgtcagagtgccccctttgtaagatcatggggcgatacttttcaggtaccactagctgacttctgatcccatctcccccttttgagatattcctcagggtttctctatataaaatcccctttttctctagaaatctcactggggtttcaggtgttagctgggcgtcagtcacctgttcaaaacacttttggagagtggcgtctgccttttgctcttgtccaaatctgctgtctgtggttaaggtttccaccacagcttctgaactcccctctgcttccgtctctggctcatcattacccccctgaactgtccccgtggtggcttgtgaacgtgtaatcactagcacccttttcacatgctcagccaggtcatttcccacgagcacggctgctggcagagtcgatgaaattgctagccgccaaactcccctccagccatgaaagttgacaggtacctccgcgactggcagtgagattatctgcccctcaatccctgccaccttcatgctctcatttgggattataaactccctaggaataatatctggatggcacagggtcacctgagaacaagtgtcccgcagcccccgatactgacggtcaagtattcctacgtccacccctgctgtctcaaacaactgagaatctgttctcacgagcaagcatcgcttgacctctacaagaggaccattttcctcagcctgatcagcagatgtagctgttccagattgagtcgccatggcaacaggctccctcagtgacaatgagccttgctctctctggacacagaacacagcttttggcttggttccactagaatcctgaggcacaattccttttagctgctttaatttctcacactctgagattagatggccctttccctgacagaaataacattttctggtgtattttgattctctctcatcttgttttggttttccctccaaaatctgaggtcttggtttcatgtctgagggcttcccttcaccatgggcccctcccccttgctggcttttccctggtccctgagagtacttgctgtaggtttctttgggtttacctacagatttcccctcacccaagggctttcttatttgcgaaataaaatctgcgatctcggcagcttccaccacagattttggtttcctttccctcacctggaatttcaattccccatgcaggactgaatagaactgttccagcgctatcaaatctttaagctgttgaaaggtctctgtcccctcctgcgatagccatttctcaagcagcctcaccaattgggcccccacttgggtaaaagtctgctctggttttttggtgagggatctgaatctttgtctcagctgttccgcatttatcccatgtcttgcaaacaccagttttttaaactctgcaaaatctttcatcagttcctcaggcatctcggcatagacctcagccaggctaccactgattaaagatcgcatgatggtcatcttctcagtttccctcactgagaagtccacaaacgctctttccactaaggaaaagaacacctcaggacaatctcccttgtggtacacagggaatttcttcaggtcagctttagacaattggcctccctcagaatccctattgttattattgttctggttcatcagttccaattttcttaattcaaacgccattttctctctctccaatgccaattcaaattgtctctgtttctccctttcctcccttctttctctctctaatctttcctccatttccctcaccctcagttcatgctgttgggctaggagcaattttctgagttctgggttctgctctcctgtgctgtcaccctgcactgagccaaattcatcctcagaaccttggtcaacctgggggtctttcacttcacccatttctgccatctggcttcgagtcaagggcataatcccccctcagaacaggctgctttaaaaagtcaagcctcaaaataaaacgaccactttttttttcttttgcctcagaagcagctttccctatagaatgctgctgtccttcagcacttaacttgcaactgttgcgagccagagtctacccccctctgctaggcctctcagcaggcaggctaaatcactgctactttacacagttttgcctcagcttttttcccgccaaaaccaggccgcctcagagcaccctaatctagtctcctcagttggcacgttcttccactagtgcaccccccccgtgaggtacacctagaagattacctacgcgcctcagattgtccctgactagaccccccttgctctgggcacacttgccaaggctttgctggaccactggacaactggaccagtcgtatcccacacgctggacaccaatcaatgtgacaaacccagacctactgggatctgccacacgttaactaagctgccaccaaccattccctataagaagtcacacagaccagggatggattttcaaacaattaaaagaacaaggtttatttaaatacaacacacagggaaaataaaataatcaggtgaataagataaagtaacgtggcttattctcattcatacatgcatacagtttgattcacacagaacccttaacttgaagcacagaccctgaacctatcagttctggctaaccaacagacacctgaacctatcaggttggtactctgacacacagtagtaccctgtctgacacacagactcccacaccagcttcttcttcccagctgctgcttcgtcacatcccagcgtctcccttcaccacacacgctccacatatatatacagtacagcccctcctcctgatgtcccgccttccactccccataggatggaactttccctccaaacccatgacagacaggtaacatcagtgctgtatgtaacaggtaccaCTTAGATATTTTGGTCACTTTCTCCTCCTGGGGTTGGATTTCTCCTTGCCCGACTTTGTATCCCAGGTAATCTACTTTGGGCAGCCCTACCTTGCACTTCTTAGGATTAACAGTCAAACCTGCTTGGTGTAGCCTCTCCAGCACCCTCCTAAGGTGGGACAGATGTTCTTCCCAAGAGCTGCTAAAAATTATAATGTCGTCAATATAGGCGGCTGCACAATCTTGTAGGGGTTCCAACACCCGGTCCATTAATCGTTGGAACGTCGCAGctgccccatgcagcccaaacggCATCTTTTTGAATTGAAATAAACCCTTAGGGGTACAGAATGccgttttctccttatcttggggCCTTAATgggatctgccaatatccctttgtTAATTCGATTGAACTGAGATATTTAGCCCCCTGCAGCTTATCTAACAAGTCCCCTACCTttggcatagggtaagcatcgaACCTTGATATGGCATTAACCTTTCTGAAGTCAATACAGAACCTGAGAGACCCATCAGGTTTAGGAACCATTACTGGGAAGCTTCTCCAAGGCCCATTGGATGGTTCTATGACCCCCAGTTTAAGCATTTCCTCTACTTCTTGGTTAATAACCCCCGTTATATGTCAGGGCCAAGACCTTCCACTAACTCTCACAATGTTACCAGGGGGTGTTTCTATACTGTGTTCCACCAACTGGGTACACCCGGGTATTGGAGAGAATACTTGGGTAAAGTCTTCCTTCAACTGCCCcgcttgttgtttttgttcctctGACAAGAGGTCTCCTACAACTATGTCTCCTCCCGAGGTCAGGTCTTCTCTTTCGGGACCCAACTCGTCATCGACCTCTGTCCCGAACAACACTTCTCTATCTATCCATTCTTTTAACAAATTCACGTGGAAcacttgggtcttcttttttctaTCCGGGGTCTCTATTTCATAATCTACTTCATTTATTTTCCTCAGCACTTTGTAAGGCCCATGCCACTTACCAAGAACTTGGAAGTGTCTGTGGGTAATAGTACTAATACCTTTTGCTGAGGTTCAAAACTCCTCGGGCGAACCTTTTTATTATAGTAGCCCTTTTGTCTAGCCTGCGTTTGTCCTAGATTCTCTTTAGCCATCTCCCACGCCAATTGTAAACTAGTCCTCATTTCAACTATCTGCTGTAGCGCACCCTTGGAatgatcttccccttcttcccatttttctcttATTAAATCAAGTACCCCCCTGGGTCTTCGGCCATACAATAATTCAAAGGGGGAGAAACCCGTGGAGGCTTGAGGGGCTTCCCTAATCGCAAACATCAATGGGGCGAGGAAGGTATGCCACATCTTGGGTTTTTCCATTGACAACTTTCTGAGCATACCCTTCAAGGTCCGGTTAAACCTTTCGACTAGCCCATTGGCTTGAGGATGATAGACAGAGGTTCTCAAAGGTTTAACCCCTAACAGGTCCCACATCTGCTTGAATGTCAGGCTCATAAGATTAGAGCCTTGATCTGTTAACACCTCTTTTGGAAAGCCCACTCGGGAGAACATCTCTAATAACTTTTTAGCCAATACTTTAGCTGTGGTGGACCTCAGGGGCACTGCCTCTGGATACCGGGTGGCATAATCAATGATTACTAGTATATACTGATGCCCCCCCACTGATTTGGTTAGCGGTCCCACAATGTCCAGAGCAATTCTGTCGAATGGTCTATCTACCAGAGGCATGGGTATGAGCTCTGCCCCCGGTCCTGACTTAGGTTGAGTCATCTGGCACTTAGCACAGGACCGACAGAACTCTTCCACATCGTGGGCCATCCCTGGCCACCAAAACCGCTGTTTTACTCTATCCAAAGTCTTTTGTGCAGCTAGATGTCCCGCCACTGGTAAGTCATGAGCCCAATGCATTACCCAAAACTGCAGGCCTTCTGGAATTACCAGCTGGGATTCTTCTTTGTTGGACGCCTTGTTTACGTGATACAGCAAGCCTCCCCTCAACTCAAATCCTTGCACCCCTTCCGGGGTAGTCCCTTCTGCCAGCGCTTGCTGTAAACAGTTGTTAAGTCCTGCATCATCTTGTTGGAGGCTTCGTATCTGATCTCTAGACAAATTCATAACTTCTAACTCCCTGGCCTCAGTTTCTTCTTGGGCCCAGCCTATTTCCCCAGGCTCCTTAGCTAAATTGCTCAGTCCAGGCCAGTCTCTCCCTAGCAGCATTTCACGGGTCATACCGGGAACTATCCCCACTTCCATGTCTCTTTTAAGGCCGTCTACCTCGACCTCGGCCATAGTAGTCACATACTCTTTCACATCCCCGTGAATGCAACGGATTACAGCAATCTCAGGCAAACGTTCTCCCTCTAGCTCTTTTACCAGCGTTTTGCTGCATCCGGTATCCACTAAAGCCTTCTTAGTTTGTCCATTAACTCTCACCTCCACTACCCAACCCGAGTGGCTCTCCTCACCCACCTTGGTCATCCCGGTACAAGCCTCAGCCCACGCACACTCCGTAACGGGGCAATACTTCTggatgtggccgaactggccgcaTCCGAAGCAAACGGTCATCTTCTCCTTTCCCAGGTTCCAGGTCGCCGCTTGTTTGGAGGCCGCTGGGTCGTTCGTTACTGTTGGCCTAGGTACCCGCGTTCCTACCTGGTTCGCATACTCGATTCAGTCGGGTCTGTTCTTTTTGGCCCCCGTCTGTGTTGCTCCGCGAAAGTCCACTTGCCCGCTTGCCTccgccattttctccctctgcttaGTTTCTTCTCCTTGTGACGCACTTCGAATTTGCCACGTGTCCTCAGCTTCTAGGTAGTCTTCCAACAGCGTCACAGCGCCCTCTAGGCTGGAGGGTTTGTTCTTGATGACCCAATTCCGAGCCCCGCTGTTTAGCGTCGAGATT from the Pogona vitticeps strain Pit_001003342236 chromosome 3, PviZW2.1, whole genome shotgun sequence genome contains:
- the LOC144587851 gene encoding uncharacterized protein LOC144587851, translating into MPLTRSQMAEMGEVKDPQVDQGSEDEFGSVQGDSTGEQNPELRKLLLAQQHELRVREMEERLERERREEREKQRQFELALEREKMAFELRKLELMNQNNNNNRDSEGGQLSKADLKKFPVYHKGDCPEVFFSLVERAFVDFSVRETEKMTIMRSLISGSLAEVYAEMPEELMKDFAEFKKLVFARHGINAEQLRQRFRSLTKKPEQTFTQVGAQLVRLLEKWLSQEGTETFQQLKDLIALEQFYSVLHGELKFQVRERKPKSVVEAAEIADFISQIRKPLGEGKSVGKPKETYSKYSQGPGKSQQGGGAHGEGKPSDMKPRPQILEGKPKQDERESKYTRKCYFCQGKGHLISECEKLKQLKGIVPQDSSGTKPKAVFCVQREQGSLSLREPVAMATQSGTATSADQAEENGPLVEVKRCLLVRTDSQLFETAGVDVGILDRQYRGLRDTCSQVTLCHPDIIPREFIIPNESMKVAGIEGQIISLPVAEVPVNFHGWRGVWRLAISSTLPAAVLVGNDLAEHVKRVLVITRSQATTGTVQGGNDEPETEAEGSSEAVVETLTTDSRFGQEQKADATLQKCFEQVTDAQLTPETPVRFLEKKGILYRETLRNISKGGDGIRSQLVVPEKYRPMILQRGHSDMFAAHLGVNKTQQRITQNFYWPDIGKQIREFCKQCDVCQRQGNSRDRTKAKLCPLPVIDTPFKCIGVDIVGPLPKATKRGNRFILTIVDHATRYPEAIPLTNIETNTVADALVGYMSRMGFASEIITDLGASFTSKLMKRLWQICGIKHKETTAYHPESNGLTEKFNGTLMRMIRAYLAENPNNWDQKLQSLLFAYRSVPQASTGFSPFELLFGRRVKGPLDLIKQNWEQITQDDPQDVVTYIDTLMNDLKRNLELAAENLQAQKVRQKTWYDHKARERHFDTGEEVLWLRPCRENKLQLKWAGPYRVISKMSDLNYLIEQEENQARRVVHANALKPYYRGEQRVLFAIKAAESEEAELPFWEGRGEVKYNPEEVKISPALTQDQQQELKMLLSKYQQVFSNKPGIVKGVMHRIHTGDAPPQAVSPYRVTGPYRDKVRKELDEMLRENIIVPSSSPWSSPIVLVDKPDGSIRFCVDYRKLNRVTTPDAYPMPRLDNLIETIGGCRFISSLDLVKGYWQLRIDPRDQEKTAFCSPFGLYEFRVLSFGLRNAPATFQRLMDQTLAGLSDFTVAYIDDIGIFSNTWEDHLIHLELVLQRLSAAGLTVKASKCQLGSPEIKYLGHMVGGGVIKPLEAKIEAVRDWPRPNTKKKVKSFLGLVGYYRKFIPRFSEIAAPLTDLTRKTADDRIPWTSDCEEAFQRLKQALINYPVLRAPDFDREFIIYTDASNSGVGAVLCQEDENGDQHPVSYLSRKLQKGERHLATVEKECLAIVYAIQKAKPYIWGRHFVLCTDHSPLQWLKTMKTHNSKLMRWALNLQDYDFEVKVVRGSVNCVADALSRRPEE